From one Anaeromyxobacter diazotrophicus genomic stretch:
- a CDS encoding TRAP transporter large permease produces the protein MNPSLPDLPATGEPAPAPPAEGRLARLEGAAVGVLLLAMVAIPAGETLWRRFLGRGLPGSAILVQHLTLWVGFLGALLATGAGKHLALSTAEAIPAGWPRRAAGLLQRMISTAVCGLLAYAAWELVWAERASDRTLPLGIPFWWSELIMPVASGLMALRFAWSGAAGPRRWADRGLALLAAAAAFALGAAAPHPALVQALLAVLAVGFLLGTPVFVVMAGVAMALFWRDGTPIAAVPTNTFGLVTSATLPAIPLLTVAGYVLAEGGAARRLVRAYKGVFGWMPGGVAVMAAFVCAIFTTFTGASGVTILALGGLVLPTLLEERYPEGFSVGLVTASGSLGLLFPPSLPVILYGVVAQVPIDHLFIGGLVPGLLMILLVAAYGIYVGVRAGAPRQAVRPREAARALWEAKWDLGLPTLVIVAIASGYATIVEASALGVAYAMLVEMAVFRDLSARDLPRVLGHAATLVGAVVILLGVALGLTNWLVDAEVPTRLVDWMTTHVHSPALFLLALNVALLVLGSVLEIYSAIIVLAPLVAPLGVAYGIEPIHLGVVFLANLELGFLFPPMGLNLFLAASRFGKPLPYLYRRALPFLVIMAVGVLLITYLPAITTGVVGAVTRAREGAAATAPAAPPAPGP, from the coding sequence GGTGCTCCTGCTCGCCATGGTGGCCATCCCGGCCGGCGAGACGCTGTGGCGGCGCTTCCTCGGGCGCGGCCTGCCCGGCTCGGCGATCCTCGTCCAGCACCTCACGCTGTGGGTCGGGTTCCTGGGCGCGCTGCTCGCCACCGGCGCCGGGAAGCACCTCGCGCTCTCCACCGCCGAGGCGATCCCGGCCGGCTGGCCGCGGCGCGCCGCCGGCCTCCTCCAGCGGATGATCTCGACCGCGGTGTGCGGCCTGCTCGCCTACGCCGCGTGGGAGCTCGTGTGGGCCGAGCGCGCCTCCGACCGGACGCTTCCGCTCGGGATCCCGTTCTGGTGGAGCGAGCTCATCATGCCGGTGGCCTCCGGGCTGATGGCGCTCCGCTTCGCCTGGAGCGGCGCCGCGGGGCCCCGGCGCTGGGCCGACCGCGGCCTCGCGCTCCTGGCGGCGGCGGCCGCGTTTGCGCTCGGCGCGGCGGCGCCGCACCCGGCGCTGGTGCAGGCCCTCCTGGCGGTGCTGGCGGTCGGGTTCCTGCTCGGCACGCCGGTGTTCGTCGTGATGGCCGGCGTCGCGATGGCGCTCTTCTGGCGCGACGGCACCCCCATCGCGGCGGTGCCCACCAACACCTTCGGGCTCGTCACCAGCGCCACCCTCCCCGCCATCCCGCTCCTCACGGTGGCCGGGTACGTGCTCGCCGAGGGCGGCGCGGCGCGGCGGCTGGTGCGCGCCTACAAGGGCGTCTTCGGCTGGATGCCGGGCGGCGTGGCGGTGATGGCCGCCTTCGTCTGCGCCATCTTCACCACCTTCACCGGCGCCTCGGGCGTCACCATCCTCGCCCTGGGCGGCCTGGTGCTGCCCACCCTGCTGGAGGAGCGGTACCCGGAGGGCTTCTCGGTCGGCCTGGTCACCGCCTCCGGCTCGCTGGGGCTGCTCTTCCCGCCTTCGCTGCCGGTGATCCTCTACGGCGTGGTGGCGCAGGTCCCCATCGACCACCTCTTCATCGGCGGCCTGGTGCCCGGGCTGCTCATGATCCTGCTCGTGGCGGCCTACGGCATCTACGTCGGCGTGCGCGCCGGCGCGCCGCGCCAGGCGGTCCGCCCCCGCGAGGCGGCGCGCGCGCTCTGGGAGGCGAAGTGGGACCTCGGCCTCCCCACCCTCGTCATCGTCGCCATCGCCAGCGGCTACGCCACCATCGTCGAGGCCTCTGCGCTCGGCGTCGCCTACGCCATGCTGGTCGAGATGGCGGTCTTCCGGGATCTCTCCGCCCGCGACCTGCCGCGCGTCCTCGGGCACGCCGCCACGCTGGTGGGGGCGGTGGTGATCCTGCTCGGGGTGGCGCTCGGGCTCACCAACTGGCTCGTGGACGCCGAGGTGCCGACCCGGCTCGTCGACTGGATGACCACCCACGTCCACAGCCCGGCGCTGTTCCTGCTGGCGCTCAACGTGGCGCTCCTGGTGCTGGGGAGCGTGCTCGAGATCTACTCCGCCATCATCGTGCTGGCGCCGCTCGTGGCCCCGCTCGGCGTCGCCTACGGCATCGAGCCCATCCACCTCGGCGTGGTCTTCCTGGCGAACCTTGAGCTGGGCTTCCTCTTCCCGCCCATGGGCCTGAACCTCTTCCTGGCCGCCTCGCGCTTCGGGAAGCCCCTGCCGTACCTCTACCGGCGCGCCCTGCCGTTCCTGGTCATCATGGCGGTGGGCGTCCTGCTCATCACCTACCTGCCCGCCATCACCACCGGCGTGGTGGGGGCGGTGACGCGGGCGCGCGAGGGCGCCGCCGCGACGGCGCCGGCGGCGCCGCCTGCCCCCGGGCCCTAG